TAGGGATCTCCTGAGAGGATGAAAAGAAGAGGAGCCTGGTGTCAGGGAGACCCCGCCTGGCtcatctgtctcttccttctaAAGGATGTGTATTCCCTGAGGGAGAGCCTGGAGCTGCAGCAAGAGGAAATGGGGGGTTCCCTATGGAGGGGGCTTCTGGATAGGGTGGGTGGGGGTGACTTCTTTGAGGATCGGGGAAAGGCCTGAAATGGCCCTGGTGGTGTGACTGTGGAGGGGTTCTCTGGGACCAGGACaacttttttctctcccatcctTCCCTCTACGCTGAGGGGCCCACGCCTGAAGAGAGGCCCCACGCACCACCGAGAAGAAGGCTGAGGGATGGCGTGCTGCCCCAGGGGTGCCTCGGTGTGCCAGGGCCAGGAATCAGCATGCTGAGCTGGGTCCAGTAGCCACGAGTGAGGCCCCGCGAGGCCAGGAAGGCCTCCTTGTTGAAGGTTTCACTGGTCAcctctggaggtggggaggggagggattgAGGGCCTGGTGGCTAGGAGCTCAGACTGTAGCTctcctcagcctctcccagggACCCTGGGTCTGAGTCTGGTTCTGGTCATGGAGCCAACTAACATTTCTGAGTGTTTACAATGTAGCAGTCATCAAACCCACAGAATCCTTATAGCAGTTCCCTGGGTCTTAACATTTGttactattcctattttacagatgaggaaactgaggctctgagaagtagTTTGATTAAGGTCACCTgttagtggtagagctgggaaGTGAGTGTTTGAATCCCTACTCCCAAATCCCTTAAGCTCTCAGGGACCCAGGCCTCAGTCCTCAGCTCCAGAGACCCTGTCTTCAGCCCTAGGGGTCTAACCCCCAGCCCCCAATACCCCACATCCAGCCCTTAATCCAGGGATCTAGACTCCAGCCCCAGGCACTTAGACTTCAGCCCCAGGACTCTGTTCCCAGGCACCAAGTCCCCAGTCCCAAACAcctggtctcagtttcccccacCATCCCGACCTCTTTTTGGTACCTGCGGTGTAGGTAAAAGGCAGGGTTGCCAGTTCTCCAGCTCGCTCCATGAAGGCTGCAAGCCTTGGGCACCAAAATCGGTGGCTCACATCATCTGGGCATCGCTGCCAGTCGGCCCGGAGACAAGCCTCTCCACAGTATAAGACAGCACTACACTGGGGGCTGGGATCACAGGGATGGTGGGCACCCAGTGTTAACCTCTGGAGGTCCTCTGTCCACTGTCCATCTGCCCTGCAGCTGCCCATAGGTCACGCAGTCTGTTTTTCCTTATACTCTGCCTGTAacagcttattattttttttcatcttcttatttCCCAGTCCCTCTCTTTGTCTGTCTGCTGGGGCCCCCACCGGCCTGTTTTCTCTCTATTTGCCTAACTATTAGGGTCTTCCTCCCTCTCACTCCATCTTTGCAGGCTGCTCACCAGGGTGTCAGCTTCACTTCAAAGCTGTGCCTGTGACAAACATGGCAGGTTCGGGCCCGAAGGGAGGCAAAGGTGAAGCCTGGCTGGGGACCCCATGTGCGCATTGGGGTCTTGGCTAACTTCACTCCCAGCCTTGGGACCAGACTCTCCAGCTCTCTGAATGGGGGTAGAGACAGCATCAGGCTGGAGGGTTCAAGAGTCCAGGCCCCCCGGCCTCCTCCCCCTCAGATAATGGATTTCTGTACCTGTGCAGCTGAGCGTCTCCCACGGTAAGCTGTCGGGGCTTTCGGGGGTCTCCAGAGCCCATGGggcaggtcatgctgtggcagaggaGAGCATAGGCCCGAGGAGCCAGGTTCTCTGTCCCTGAGACCCTGCCGGCACTCCCCTGGGCTCCATCCATTAGCAGGTCAATGCCCAAGATGGTGCCATGTTCATCCGTCACCAGTAAAAGGCAGGAAAGGTGCAGGGGGGCAGcctctggggaggaagggaaaagtcaGGGGTGTGGGTACCAAATTCAAATACCTACAGGGGTGAGGCAAGTAAACTAAGTGAGTAAAGGGGACTAGGTAGAGAGGGTGTGCCTCATCTCAAGGGGACAGCTGCTACATAGTACCAGCATTTGCTGCCATGTAGAAATGTGGGCCTGCTGTCAGAACTTTATGTTTTTCTTGAGAAGGTATAAATCCAGGcatctggaatttttttctttcaatgtttaaATGTTGGctcaaactaaaaaacaaaaaccactgaaTGAAAGGTCAATGAAAACAGCTTTTCAGGCCTGTTGGCCTGAAGGCCACCTGTTTGAGACTCCTAGCTGGGTTCTGAATAGTAGAGGAGGGCATCAGAAGGGGAGGATGcctgggggggggagggggggtgggcagggcagggccgcGCCGGGTTCTTACCACTTCTCCgtcccttcctcctctcaggCCCCTTTTCGTCCTCTGCCCTGTCCTCTCGGCAGCCATCCTCGCCACCTCCTGCGTCCTGCTCAGCCTCCTCTGGCTCCCCTGGAGGGTTTGCTTCCTGGGGGGTCTCGCTGCTGACAGGGGCTGGCTCCCCATCCTCCTCTGGTTCTACCTTCTCCATGTCTGCACCCTCCTCCTCaacattctcttcctcttcctccttctcctcctcctcttcctccccttcctccaggctGACAAAGCTGACATAGGGGCTTAGGTCTCGAAGGTGGAGTGGGGGCTCATCTCCTAGGAGCCGGGCAGCCCCCAGACCTGGTccagggcctggctctgccccttgccCCAGGCTGATGCCCACACTATGGTTGGGCAAGACGTGGAGCACCCAAAGGGCAGGGTCCTGGGGCAGCCTTCTGATCTGAGTCTCCAGCTGTTGCCAGCGGCCATCAACGCTGGCCGCTGCAGCCCCACGTTCTGCCACAAACTTGCGGAACCAGCCAAAGAGGAGGGCAGCAAAATCAAGGAACTCATCCCGGTATCCAGACACAAACTCCATGTCTTCAggggcacagggcctgggccCAGATTAAGTAGAGGAAGGGATATATGGTGAGGGAGAGGGTAGCGGTTAGAGTTTGGAGCTGGGTCACAAAATTGGGAAGGGTGTGAGTTTAAGGGTCACAGGGTGGAGCCAACGGATGAGTGGTATGAGCGGAGAATAGGGTTTTCAGGGCTGAGGATGGGAGTTCGGGATGAGAATCGGGACTAGACTTGAAAGCGGGAGATTAGGGTTAAAGATGAGTAGTCAGCAGTCAGATAGTATTTGGGCTCAAAATTTGAGGCTCGAACCCTCAAAAGTAGGATTTGACTTGGGGATAGAGATGCGGGAGGGTTAATCCTCTGGAGAAGGGTTTAGTGAGGAGGGAAGAATTTGGGATCAGTCTCCCGGGTGTAGGAGGAGGGAATAGGAGCCGAGGCATCCCTTTGGCTTGGATCGGTTTGGCCGTGCGCCCCAGTAGACCTAGTCCCTTCTGGCCGCTCCACTACTCCGGTACCTGCAGCCGCCACCACTTTTCGAAGGTAAATACCTCGGGGCGGGGCGGTCGTGACGTCAGGGCTGCCCGCGCCCACGGCCCGCCCCTCGGTGGCCACGCCCCGGTGGTGAATCAAGAGTGAGCTGAGCGCCTGGCCAGCGCGCGAACTTTCTCGCGGGCATCACCCCGGCCATGTGACAGGTCCGGTTGCGCCAGGACCCCTACGGGGGAAGTGAAAGCGGCTCGGAGGAGAGGCGAGGTGAAGCGGCTCACCTGCATCCCCAGGTCCGCGGAGTGACCTGGGGCGGGCGCACCGGCGTCCCTGAACCCGACTGCAATCAGCCGTCCGGCCACTGGCTGCCTGTCCCGCCTCGCTCCGCAGCCTGACTTTTCTTTCGCTTTCTTTAGACATTCCTGGCCGCCCCGTCGACGAAGGCTCTGGGCCCGACGTGGGCGAAGGGGCTCCGCCTCCGGGGGTTTCCCCGCCGCGGGAGGCGGGCGGACGCGCGGGGTCCCCGGGGCTGGCCGCGCTGTCTGTTCTAGGCGGCGCAGCTTGGGGACGGAGGGCGCCGCCACCTCGCGCCCCCTCTTCGACCGAGACTCGGTGCCCTTGGCCGCAGTCGGCCCCGGAATCTCCGGCGGAGCGGGGGATCGAGGCGAAAGCCTGAGAAATCAGCTGGACATCTTGCTCTCGAGCCTGTCTGAGAGTCAGACGGCGAGGCGGCGCCGAGATGAGGCGGCGCCGGGGACCCCTGCCCTTCGAGCTCCTGCTCCTGCTAGCGTTGCTGACTCTGCAAGGTTCGTCAGGGGCGGGCTGGGGCCCAGATCCCCAAATCCCGGGAAGGCAATgagtgtttgcgtgtgtgtgtgtcgggtGGGGGGAGTGCTTTAGGGCCGCGGGGTTGAGTTAAATAAGTGGGGAGCCAGGTACGCCAGAGTCCCCAAGGCAGCTGGGGCAGAGAAACAGAGGCTCAAGGACGCCGGGGTCCGGGTGGGATTATGGACGTCTTTGAGGGGTATGATGTGTGGGTGAGCCTGGCGACCAGACCCTGGTCTAGGTGAGAGGCTGCGATGGGGCGGTGGGTTGGAGGCTAAGTAATAGCTGGGGGAGCCCTTTGGCGTGGGAACCTGTGCAGACCGTCGCTGTCTCTCTCAGGGGATGGCAACGAGGGCAGCATCGCTGGAAGTTGTCGCTGTAATACAAGATATCCGTCCGACTCCCCTCCGGCGGTTGACTTTATGGAACATTTCCGAAAACAACTGAGAGGCTATGATCGCTGTGGTTCGTACGTCAGGTAATCTTaaccccccacaccccccaccccgggaAGACAGCGCCTCTGGGACCCTCTCTGGTCAAACTTGAACTCCTTCTGGGAGGACCTAGCCCCCTCTCCGGCTTATAATTGCCCTGATTCTCCCAGTTCACCTTCGTTTCCTTGTCCCAGCTATCTGGAATTGCCCTGCCCCAGCAGAAAGGGCTCTATCTTGGTGGTGACGTCACTCCGTCGGTATGAGGAAAGAGCTGGGGAAAGGATGGGGCGGGAGGTGTAGCTGAGAACAGGTCGTTTCCCGACAGGTTTCAGCTACATTCGCGGAGTGTGTGCGGGGGCAGCAAAGACCAGTGGGTTCATGAATTGATAAGCTGCTTCGATCGCAAAGGTGAGCGTTTGGCCCTCGTCTCCAGGCTCGGTCTCTAGGGCTCATCTGCCTCCGCCTTACAGTTTTCTTTGCCTCAGCGCTTTCCCCCAGCGCCCCTGACATTCCTAGAACCGTCTGACGCTAAGGCCAAAGGACTTTCACTTAAGTCCCTCTTTACCAAACATCATTCACCACCACTTTCATGAGTTTTTGCCAATTTATCCTAACACCCATGctattatttacttgtttttcttaaaatcaagggcactatttttttttttttttgaggaagatcagccctgagctaacatctgctgccaatcttcctctttttgctgaggaaggctggccctgagctaacgtctgtgcccatcttcctctactttatatgtgggagcctaccacagcatagcgtgccaaacagtgccatgtccgcacccgggatctgaaccggtgaaccccgggctgccaaagcggaatgtgcgcacttaaccgctgcgccaccgggctggcccctcaagggcactatttttgttttccaatattttgttatgGAAAGTTAAAGACATATACAAAAGTTGAAGGAATTGTACGTCAACATCCATATACCCACACCTAGATTCTACaacatttgattttatatttttatattttacatattttatgtaatatgcacataatgaaaacaaatatattttatactttactGAGATTACATTTTAACTATCTTTGCTTTATTGCACCTCCGTCTGACTGTCCATCATGAATCCCCCTTCTTTCTGATGCATTTCTAAGTAAGTTGCAGGCGTGACTATACTTCATCCCCAAACATTTCAGCATGTATATTATTAAGTAGagttcaatattttattcttccttttttcttttgaggtaaaatttatatacactgaaatgaataaatcttaagtgtacacTAGCCACGTTTGAAAAACTTAAGTAGCAACTTGTCCTAAGCAATAACCTCTGTGAAGTCACAAATTTGATGTGCTGGttgtatttttctcctaaaataaacacagagctattaaaatacaaaatattcttcCGTGTCCCACCTAAAGTTGTCTTGTGTTGCACCAGTTGTACGCATACTGCCCTTACGGCTGCACAGATCCACATTATTTCATTGGATCCTCCCAGCTACTCTGGCCCTTGGTACTAaaattatctccactttacaccTAAAGAAATGAGTCCTAGAGAGGTTAAGAGACAAGGGGTAAGGTCATACAGCTACTTTGTAATAGAGCCAGGGTTCTAACCCAGGTCTACTTACTTCCCAGTTCAGAATGCACGCTGGTCCCAGTGGTTCCATGTTGTGGTTTGCTCACTTCTTGTCCCCCAACTTTCCCCTccgcctctgccttcctctcctgccgTTCAGCTGTTCCCTTGATGTTCTCCTTGACCCACTACCCTTCCCTCTATCTGCTTCTTCACCTTGTCCCCTCATAGCCCTGATTCCTCACTTCTTGCCTCTCCAGAATGTGGACGTGGTAACCTTGGGAGAGTGGCCCACCGGGAGCATTTACCTCCCCCCAGCACTCAGGCTCCTGAACCCACAGAAAGGGCATCTTCAGACGTAGTCACCCCTGCCCAGACATACCTGCCATCTACCCTGCAGCCTATCCAGCAGTCCACCCGTCCAGCAGCAACACCGTCCTTGGACAAAAACCTCATCCATGCCAATGAAACCACTGCCTCCACTTTGGGCCACAGCCTAGTGTCTGGGCCCGAGGCTGGGGAGAACCAGAAGCAGCTGAAAGAACATGTGGGTTCTGCAATTGGGACATCAGTTACAGTGGCAGTGCCGTCCCTCTTGGCCATCGTCTTCTTCCTCACAGGAGTCCTCCTCTGTGTGTTATGTAAGAAGAGGGAGAAGACACTGCGGCCCTCTCCAGGTAAACTGGGCCACTGAACCCTTTCCCCAGGGACCCAGACTCCCTGGCAGGGATCCTACCCCCAGTAGCTCCCAGGTGGCTGGAAACTTACCCTCGGTGGAGAAATATGAAAGCTCTCTGCACTGTGGACCATAAGCTGTGAGAGGAGTCAGCCAGAGACTACGGAATGGGAAGGGAGGGAAGCCACCACTGGCCCAGGGACCCAGTGGTTGGCCTCCAAAGCTGGGCAGTGCTTGGAGTAACAAAGTGGCACCTAGAGTAGGCTGTGAAGGAAAGTGGGAGCCATTCATTTAATTCACAAAtctttattgagtacctactgtgacCCAGGTCATATGGTTAATGTTTGGGAGTCTGATTCCCTAGTTCAAGCTATCACCACCCACCAACTTCCCTTGATCCCAGAGCTTatctctcaatttctttatcttttccagatTTGCAGGCTCATTATGAACGTGTGGCCCCAGACTGATGCTTGAGCTAAGAATGGAAGCTTGTGACGGTAGAAATTGTGACTTATTCAGCACCATATGCATTCAATACACTCTAAGTCTCTAGCACATGGCAGGCACTCTGTATGTATGTTTAATGTTAATACATTAACACTATGTATGTATCTGTATGTATGCTAATGTTTAATATACTTACTTCCCTCTCTTAGACCTtacctgtttgatttttttcctgtgctaTAATGTGAAATCGTCTTTTACACTGGGTAATATCTTAGACAAgttttctatgtgttttttaactactaaaaattatttttataattattgacTCTTCTTTCTGCAGACATTGGCTTCATGCCCCTGCCCCCTGACCATGATTCCTGGCTTCAGCTTCTCTGCTGATGGTCCCCCCCTTGTCCCAACCCTCTCTTCCTACTACACTAGTTGTTCCTCCTACATCCagccctctcctgcttcctctcctgacCCCACAGGGAAGGCCTAGGCTTTCCCACCCTCCCTCAGCAGACGCCATACAGGCTGGTTTTACTTCCTCAATCCTCTGCGTCACCCATATATGCCCCAGTGAGAGTCTGAGCtccttgttttta
The sequence above is drawn from the Equus przewalskii isolate Varuska chromosome 10, EquPr2, whole genome shotgun sequence genome and encodes:
- the ZMYND15 gene encoding zinc finger MYND domain-containing protein 15 isoform X4, which produces MEFVSGYRDEFLDFAALLFGWFRKFVAERGAAAASVDGRWQQLETQIRRLPQDPALWVLHVLPNHSVGISLGQGAEPGPGPGLGAARLLGDEPPLHLRDLSPYVSFVSLEEGEEEEEEKEEEEENVEEEGADMEKVEPEEDGEPAPVSSETPQEANPPGEPEEAEQDAGGGEDGCREDRAEDEKGPERRKGRRSEAAPLHLSCLLLVTDEHGTILGIDLLMDGAQGSAGRVSGTENLAPRAYALLCHSMTCPMGSGDPRKPRQLTVGDAQLHSPQCSAVLYCGEACLRADWQRCPDDVSHRFWCPRLAAFMERAGELATLPFTYTAEVTSETFNKEAFLASRGLTRGYWTQLSMLIPGPGTPRHPWGSTPSLSLLLGGSWQDYYTWRGLSLDSPVAVLLTYPLTVYYVITHLVPQSFPELNIQNKQSLKIHVVEAGKEFDLVMVFWELLVLLPHVALELQFVGDGLPPESDQQHFTLQRNGPEVSARSGPGVSARLNSGTKEKGGHRDLQIKVSARPYHLLQGPKPDLVIGFNSGFGLKDTWLSSLPRLQSLRVPAFFTESSEYGCVMDDQTMAVATGGGTSPPQPNPFRSPFRLRAGDNCMPWYCNAFIFHLVYKPPQGNGARPAPRPAPPAPTPAAPPVPARRRRGEKKLRRGARRRR
- the ZMYND15 gene encoding zinc finger MYND domain-containing protein 15 isoform X1, with the protein product MEFVSGYRDEFLDFAALLFGWFRKFVAERGAAAASVDGRWQQLETQIRRLPQDPALWVLHVLPNHSVGISLGQGAEPGPGPGLGAARLLGDEPPLHLRDLSPYVSFVSLEEGEEEEEEKEEEEENVEEEGADMEKVEPEEDGEPAPVSSETPQEANPPGEPEEAEQDAGGGEDGCREDRAEDEKGPERRKGRRSEAAPLHLSCLLLVTDEHGTILGIDLLMDGAQGSAGRVSGTENLAPRAYALLCHSMTCPMGSGDPRKPRQLTVGDAQLHRELESLVPRLGVKLAKTPMRTWGPQPGFTFASLRARTCHVCHRHSFEVKLTPCPQCSAVLYCGEACLRADWQRCPDDVSHRFWCPRLAAFMERAGELATLPFTYTAEVTSETFNKEAFLASRGLTRGYWTQLSMLIPGPGTPRHPWGSTPSLSLLLGGDPYQLLQGDGPALMPPLPPDPPRGLFGSWQDYYTWRGLSLDSPVAVLLTYPLTVYYVITHLVPQSFPELNIQNKQSLKIHVVEAGKEFDLVMVFWELLVLLPHVALELQFVGDGLPPESDQQHFTLQRNGPEVSARSGPGVSARLNSGTKEKGGHRDLQIKVSARPYHLLQGPKPDLVIGFNSGFGLKDTWLSSLPRLQSLRVPAFFTESSEYGCVMDDQTMAVATGGGTSPPQPNPFRSPFRLRAGDNCMPWYCNAFIFHLVYKPPQGNGARPAPRPAPPAPTPAAPPVPARRRRGEKKLRRGARRRR
- the ZMYND15 gene encoding zinc finger MYND domain-containing protein 15 isoform X3 encodes the protein MEFVSGYRDEFLDFAALLFGWFRKFVAERGAAAASVDGRWQQLETQIRRLPQDPALWVLHVLPNHSVGISLGQGAEPGPGPGLGAARLLGDEPPLHLRDLSPYVSFVSLEEGEEEEEEKEEEEENVEEEGADMEKVEPEEDGEPAPVSSETPQEANPPGEPEEAEQDAGGGEDGCREDRAEDEKGPERRKGRRSEAAPLHLSCLLLVTDEHGTILGIDLLMDGAQGSAGRVSGTENLAPRAYALLCHSMTCPMGSGDPRKPRQLTVGDAQLHSPQCSAVLYCGEACLRADWQRCPDDVSHRFWCPRLAAFMERAGELATLPFTYTAEVTSETFNKEAFLASRGLTRGYWTQLSMLIPGPGTPRHPWGSTPSLSLLLGGDPYQLLQGDGPALMPPLPPDPPRGLFGSWQDYYTWRGLSLDSPVAVLLTYPLTVYYVITHLVPQSFPELNIQNKQSLKIHVVEAGKEFDLVMVFWELLVLLPHVALELQFVGDGLPPESDQQHFTLQRNGPEVSARSGPGVSARLNSGTKEKGGHRDLQIKVSARPYHLLQGPKPDLVIGFNSGFGLKDTWLSSLPRLQSLRVPAFFTESSEYGCVMDDQTMAVATGGGTSPPQPNPFRSPFRLRAGDNCMPWYCNAFIFHLVYKPPQGNGARPAPRPAPPAPTPAAPPVPARRRRGEKKLRRGARRRR
- the ZMYND15 gene encoding zinc finger MYND domain-containing protein 15 isoform X2 yields the protein MEFVSGYRDEFLDFAALLFGWFRKFVAERGAAAASVDGRWQQLETQIRRLPQDPALWVLHVLPNHSVGISLGQGAEPGPGPGLGAARLLGDEPPLHLRDLSPYVSFVSLEEGEEEEEEKEEEEENVEEEGADMEKVEPEEDGEPAPVSSETPQEANPPGEPEEAEQDAGGGEDGCREDRAEDEKGPERRKGRRSEAAPLHLSCLLLVTDEHGTILGIDLLMDGAQGSAGRVSGTENLAPRAYALLCHSMTCPMGSGDPRKPRQLTVGDAQLHRELESLVPRLGVKLAKTPMRTWGPQPGFTFASLRARTCHVCHRHSFEVKLTPCPQCSAVLYCGEACLRADWQRCPDDVSHRFWCPRLAAFMERAGELATLPFTYTAEVTSETFNKEAFLASRGLTRGYWTQLSMLIPGPGTPRHPWGSTPSLSLLLGGSWQDYYTWRGLSLDSPVAVLLTYPLTVYYVITHLVPQSFPELNIQNKQSLKIHVVEAGKEFDLVMVFWELLVLLPHVALELQFVGDGLPPESDQQHFTLQRNGPEVSARSGPGVSARLNSGTKEKGGHRDLQIKVSARPYHLLQGPKPDLVIGFNSGFGLKDTWLSSLPRLQSLRVPAFFTESSEYGCVMDDQTMAVATGGGTSPPQPNPFRSPFRLRAGDNCMPWYCNAFIFHLVYKPPQGNGARPAPRPAPPAPTPAAPPVPARRRRGEKKLRRGARRRR
- the CXCL16 gene encoding C-X-C motif chemokine 16, producing MRRRRGPLPFELLLLLALLTLQGDGNEGSIAGSCRCNTRYPSDSPPAVDFMEHFRKQLRGYDRCGSYVRFQLHSRSVCGGSKDQWVHELISCFDRKECGRGNLGRVAHREHLPPPSTQAPEPTERASSDVVTPAQTYLPSTLQPIQQSTRPAATPSLDKNLIHANETTASTLGHSLVSGPEAGENQKQLKEHVGSAIGTSVTVAVPSLLAIVFFLTGVLLCVLCKKREKTLRPSPDLQAHYERVAPD